GGCGCAGAAGTCCCGCTTTCGGGCCAGCTCCTCGCCAGACACTTCTCCGCCGGTGACGGTCGCCTCGTTCTCTTTAACGACAGTCAGCAGATAAGCGAAGGCGGCACCGGCTTCGGCATAATGCTGCGCCGCCAGCATCTGCTCCCCCTGCCGGTAAGCGCCCGGCAGCGCCCGCCGAAGAAGCTCGGCGCTGTTCCCCTTGCCGTTATCAGCAAGGCTCAGGGCGGCCAGGTAGTCTCCCTGGGACAAAAGCTTCTGCTGCTTCTGCACCAGACTGCCATCCCGGTTCGCTTCCGGCGCGGGGAGGTTTAAGGAGGGAGGGGAGGATGATGCAGGCGTGTGGGGGGCACAGGAAGAGGTCAGAAGGTTCAAAGCGCCCAGCAGGGCAAACAGACAGATCGTTTTCAGGGGAAACCTCATAAGCCATCTCCCATAAAGGATGGACGCCGACCCGCGTCAAATTCCGGCAGAATCTTGATGAACAGGTCGGTCAATTCGGGGGAAAACTGGGTGCCGCGGCACTTCAGGATTTCCCGCACGGCCGCGTCGCGGGAGCGCCCGGACCGGTAGGGCCGTGAAGAGATCATGGCATCAAAGCTGTCGGCCAGGGCGACAATCTGGGCGTGCAGATGGATCTGGCTCCCTTTCAGGCCGGCAGGATAGCCGCTACCGTCATAAAACTCATGGTGCTGCAGGACAGCCGGAATATAACGGTGCAACGAATCGGCCAGCCCGAGGATCTCGGCGCCATAACTCGGATGGCAGCGAATGAGCTTCGCCTCCTGTTCATCCAGGGCTCCCTGCTTGTTCAGGACCTCGTCGGGGATGCGGATCTTGCCGACGTCGTGCAGAAAACAGGCCATTTCCAGCTCTTTAAGCTCTTCCGACGACAATCCCATTTTTTCCCCGAGCAGAAGAGAGAGCCCGGCCACCCGGGAAGAATGGCCGTAGGTATACTGATCCCGCGCATCAATGGCAGCGGCCAGAATCCGCACGGTATCGCTGTAGGACGACTCCAGGTTCTCGGCATATTTCTGCAGACGTTCCTTTTGCCCCTGGATCACTCCCGCCATTTCGTTGAATCGGCGGGTCAGCTCCCCCAGTTCGTCCCGGCTACGTGGGACGAGAGTCACCCGGTAATCCCCCTGTTTGATCCGATTGACCCCCGTTGCCAGTCGCTGAATGGGACCAGTGACGAGGCGCGACAGCAGAATGGCGCCGACCACACCCCCCAGCAGGGCCGCCACGCTGACCCAGGCGATCTGCCGGCGGGCGCTGCCGCGGCTGGCTTCCAGATTGGCGGCATCGATGCCGAGAAAAACCTGGCCGACATGACGGCCGGCAAAATGGACACCGCTGGAAAACTCATAGCCGGCCACCTCGTCACGCACAACCCGGCGAACCGTACCAATCGGACTCTGCTCCAGCAGCGTGCCTGAGACCGGGGCGTACGTCTGACCGGCCTTGGACAGGTCATTGTGAGCCAGAATTTTCCCTTCGGTGTCGACAATCGCCAGGTAGAGAATGTCCTGCTGCGATTCCTTGATCTTGGCGGCCAGATTGTCGAGGGCCAGACGGTCTCCCGACAGGATGCTGAAGCCGGCGGGCGTGGTGGCGCTCAGGGCGATGGACTGCCCGCGCTTGACCATTTCCGCCACCAGAAAACGATCGAGGATGTCGGTGACCAGAAACGCCGACGCGGCGGTGATAACGGCAATGAGCAATAAAACGAACAGGGCCAGCTTGGCCCCGATACTGCGAAAAAAAAGGGATACTACCAGCTTCTTCATTTCCCCCCTCCAGCGGGTAAGGGGTGATATTAGCGTAACTTTTTGTTTCTGGCAAACCGAAACAACAACCGAAACGACGGCCGGCTGAAAGAATCGGGAATCACAGGCAAAGCTTCTGGTGTGTCTGGAATCCCTCAGGAGGGAATAAGGCTTTTGTCTGAACCGGAAGCCAGTGAGGTGGCCAGGAAGGGGAGACACTGTTCTTGCGGAAGGGGACGACCGAAGAGAAAACCCTGGCCCTGGTGGCAGCCATAATCCAGGAGAAATTCCAGCTGCTCCCGGGTTTCTATCCCTTCGGCAATGACCTCAAGATTCATACTGCGGGCCAGGGCAACAATGGAAGCGGCGATGGAGGCGTCGTTGGCGTCGTTGGTGATATCCCGCACGAAACCCTGGTCGATCTTGAGCTTGGAAATGGGAAACAGTTTGAGATAGGCCAGCGAAGAATACCCTGTACCGAAGTCGTCGATGGCCAGATGCACCCCGCGCACCTTAAGGTCGGTCAGGGTCATGATAACCTCGCCGAAATCCTCCATGATGATGCTTTCGGTAATTTCCAGTTCCAGCCACTGGGGATCGAGACCGGTTTCCTCCAGAACCCGATCGATCATGTCCACCAGGTCGGCCTGACGAAACTGTCTGGCTGAGATGTTTACCGACATACGCACGGGGGGAAAGCCCTGTTCCTGCCAGGCCCTGTTCTGCAGGCAGGCCGTCTTCAGCACCCATTCACCGATAGGCAGAATGATCCCGGTTTCCTCCGCCAGGGGGATAAACTCGCCGGGAGAGACGAGTCCCCGCTGCGGGTGCTGCCAACGTAGGAGGGCTTCCATACCGACCAGTTCGCCGCTGTTAAGATCGATCTGTGGCTGGTAGTGCAACACCAGCTGATCGTTGTCCAGGGCTTTGCGCAGGCTGCCTTCGAGGGCCAACAGCTCGTGGGCACGGGCATTCATATCCGGCGTGAAGAACTGACAGGTATTGCGCCCCTTGTCCTTGGCCCGGTACATGGCCACATCGGCGAATTTCATCAGTTCTTCGGGACTTTCCGTATCGATGGGGAAGAGGCTGACGCCGATGCTGGCCGTCACGAAAAGCTCCTGCTCGTCAAGATGCACCGGTTGCGTCAGTACACCCAGTATTTTCTGGGCGACAGCCCCCACGTAGGTGGAATCCTGGATATCCTCCAGGATAATGACAAACTCGTCGCCGCCCAGTCGCGCTACCGTATCCGAGGCCCGCACCCAGTAACGGATGCGTTTGGCAACCTCGGTCAGCACCCTGTCTCCCATTTCATGCCCGAGGGTGTCGTTGATTACCTTGAAGCGGTCTAGATCGATGAAGAGGAGGCCGACCATGAGATTCTGCCGCCGGGCCTTGCTCATGGCATGCTGCAGGCGATCCTGAAAAAGCAGGCGATTGGGGAGGTCGGTCAGGGGATCGTGGTGGGCCAGATGGTGCAGGCGTTGCTCGTTCTCGTTCAGCCTGGCCTCGATCTGCAGCCGGTCGGTAATATCGCGCGACACCTCGATGATCCCCGTGAGGGTGCCGTTCGCATCCCACATAGGGGAGGCCTCCAGCTCATAGATACGGCGCTCGCCGGGGCCACTGACATGCTGATGAATGACCGTGACCGGCTGCCCTGTTTGTTTAACCTGCTCCAGGGGGCAGGGGTGATCCGAGCCCTGACATGGCACATCACTGCCGTGGGAGACCTGATGGCAGCACAGACTGGCCATTTGTTGTAGATCCGAACGCAGATGCTGCCGCGCCGCTTGATTCATCATGACGATGCGATAATCAGGGGCGATTACCATGATAGGATCGACCACGCCATCGACGACGGCCTGGAGGAAAGCCCGCTCGGCGGCGACGGCATCCTTGGCCTGACGCTGTTCGGTGACATCGATGGCGATCTCGAGGCGCACCAGACGGCCGTCCGGCCAGGTGATGGCGCGATCGATGCACTGGTACCAGCGCTGGGTCACCGTGTTCTGGAATTCCCATTTCACTGGGGGCTGGATTTCGCCGTTCACCACCAGTTGATCGTTGGTGCAGAACGCACAGGGTCCGGCCATGTCTTTCTGCAGCACTTGGTAACATTTGCGCCCCGGCCAGTTTTGTCCCCACAACGATTCACCGCTCTGGTTGATATACAGTAGATCGTAGGTTTCCAGATCAGCCACATAGACGACGGCATCCAGGGCATCGAAGATTGCTGTGACCTGATCGAATTGACTCTTGAGCGCCTGCTCGGCCTCCTTGCTTTCGGTGATGTCGCGAACAGAAAAGACGACGCCTTGGACGATGCCGCCATCATCGCGCAGCGGCGACAAGGAAATCTGGCCGAAAAACACGACACCCGACCGGCGCAGCAGGCGAATTTCCAGAACAGCCTCCGACTCACCCTGCAACAGGCGGTCCACAGTCGCCGGAATATCCTCGCCCAGGGGCTCAGGGAACAGTTGAAAAACCGGATTACCCAGAATTTCATCAGGCGAATAACCGAAAAGCTCCTGAGCACCGCGGTTCCAGGAGGTGACCAGGTTGTCGGAATCTGTCGTAAAAACCGCTTCACGCACCTGTTCCAGCAGCTGGGCCTGTTCGCGCAGAAGGGCTTCGACCTGCTTGCGCTCGGCAACTTCCATCCTCAGTTCGCGGTTGCTATCTTTGAGCTCGGCGGTCTTTCTCTTGACCTGAAAGCGCCCCCACAAGGAGGAGGCCAATAGCAGAACCACCAGCAAGGCAATCAGAATCATGGCCTTGGGCAACCAGGTGGGCAGGTGTCTTTCCGAGTGCTGGCCAAGCCAATTCTCCAGACTGCGATAGTACAGCGAGGTCGGATTCTGCTTCAGACGGGCCAGATGGGTATCGATCTTGCCAAGCAGTTGGGCATCGGCCCCCAGACGGGTAGCAAAGAGAATTTCGAAAGGACTCACCAGAATGGAGGTTTTGCGAATCGGCAGACTGTATTCATAGGGCAGGGCATAGATACGATTGACCAGACCGGCATCCGCCTCACCGCGGGTGACCGCGGCCAGCACCTGATCCGGGCCGTTCAGTTCCAGATAATCGATCTGCAGCTTGAAAGCCTCGGCCAATTGACGCAGGCCGTTATCGCCGACATAAAAGACACTGTCCTTCATGACCGCCACGGTTTTGCCGTCCAGGTCGATAATGGACTGAATGGAGGAGGTCGAAGAAGAAACAAATACCTGCCCCCAGTCGGATACCACCGCCTCCCGGGAGAAGGCCAGACGCTTAGTACGTTCCCGGGTGATGGCGATAGCGGGGAGCAGGTCGATCTCCCCTTTCTCCAGGCGAGACAGGCATTCGGCCCAGGTTCCCCGCACGAATTCAAGCTGCCAGCCTTCCTGCCTGGCGACATGCTGCAGCAATTCGGGGAAAATCCCCTGTACGGAGTCCGGAGACTTTTGGTCGGAGAGAACGATAAGGGGCGGAATGGAGTAGATGCCCGTGCGCACGACCCGGGCTTCGGCCTGACAAAGCCCGAAGAAGAGCAAAGAAAGTCCGACAAGGAATATGAGGCGCAACGTTTTGATAATCACGGACCCCAAAATCGCAGTGAGAAAGGGTTGGCGCCGGCACCGGGGACAACTTCCGGCGGCGTTCAAAAGAGTAGCACAGACCTTTCGCGCAATAAAAGCCTTCTTTTCGCCTTTATTGCAGGGTAAAATCCTTCTGGACCGCCCAGGAAGTCACACATCAGGATCCGGCACTTGATTTTATACCCCCGCTCCCTCTATGCTCCCAGCAAAGGATTTATCTCAGTCCGTCGAAGGAGTCCCGTCCATGTGCGAGATCTTGAACCAGTTCGCCAGTGACAATTACGCCGGTATCTGTCCCGAAGCCTGGGAGGCCATGGCAGCGGTCAACCAGGGCTTCGCCAATGCCTACGGCAACGACCCCTGGACCGAAAAAGCCTGCAATCTGCTGCGGGAATTTTTCGAAACCGACTGCGAGGTCTTCTTCGTCTTCAACGGCACGGCCGCCAACTCCCTGTCGCTGGCCTCCCTCTGCCAGAGCTATCACAGCATCATCTGCCAGGAGCTCGCTCACATCGAGACCGATGAATGCGGCGCCATCGAGTTTTTTTCCAATGGCACCAAGGTCCTGCTGGTGGCTGGGCAAAACGGCAAGGTCGACCTGGGGGAAGTGGAAAGAACGGTAACCCGTCGGGCCGATATTCACTATCCCAAGCCGCGGGTATTGAGCCTGACCCAGGCGACGGAAGTCGGCACCGTCTACTCGGCAGCGGAGATGGTGGCTGCAGGCGAAACGGCCCGGCGGCTGAACCTGCACCTGCAGGTAGACGGCGCCCGTTTCGCCAACGCCCTGGCCTTCTTGCAGGTTCCCGCCAAGGAGCTTACCTGGAAAGCAGGCGTCGACGTGCTGACCTTCGGCGGCACCAAGAACGGCATGGCCATGGGCGAGGCGGTGATTTTTTTCAATCGCGACCTGGCCCGCGAATTCGATTACCGCTGCAAACAGGCGGGACAGCTGGCCTCCAAGATGCGCTTTCTGGCCGCGCCCTGGATCGGCATGCTCAAAGACGGCGCCCTGTTGCGCCACGCCAACCACGCCAACCGCTGCGCCCGCAGCCTGGCCGCGCGTCTTCGGGAAATACCCGGAGTCGACATCATGCACCCGGTGCAGGCCAACGCCGTTTTCGTGCAGATGCCGGAATCCCTTATTGAGGCTCTGCACCACAAAGGCTGGATCTTTTACACCTTCATCGGTTCAGGGCACGCCCGCTTCATGTGTTCCTGGAAGACCACGGAACAGGACATCGACCGGCTCGTCGCGGATATTCACCGCCTGGCCCAGTCAGGCTGAAATCATTTCTCTCCCTGGGACTTTTTGACCTCTGCCAGATAGCTGTAGAGGTTCCGGCACTTTTTCAGACGAAAAAGGTAGACCTTCTTCTCTACCGAATCGCTTTTTTCAATGTCCCCCATGACCCGGTCGCAGGCGGCGGTCAGACTGTCCAGTTCTGAGACCGTCAGCCCTTCCGCCACAGCGGTCTGGCTGCAAAGCCGGTCGAAATCTTCTTTCCAGGGTTCGGCCTGCACCAGGCTCGCCGTCAGCAGCAGCCCAACCAGAACCCCGCATCCCCATCGTTTCATAAGCACCTTCATCCTTTATTAGCGGGAAATGCGCGGATGGCACCCCTTGCAATCGTCCAGAGGGAAAGCCACCCGCAGGTGACAGACCCCGCAAAATTTGCCTTCGAGTATATATTCCATGGAAAAATGCTGGGTCGTCTTCTTTTTAACGTTGAAGATGTCCGGGTGGCAGTTGGCGCAATCGAGCCAGGGCGTGTGCTTGGCATGGGGAAAGTACGCCGGTGGCACATAGGTCCATTCGGCCTGCAGCTCCAGCTCGCGGTCGAAATCCATCGGTTTTTCGTCCGCATGGAAGAGACTGTAGGCCGGCCTGATGAGCCCATCTTCCAGGGCATAGCCCCAGTGAATTTTGTTGCCGAAAGGCGCCGACGGCAGGGGCCGCCTGAAAGCTTCGAATTTCTCCGCATCCGTCGAACCGTAACCGGAGTGACACCGTTCACAGTTGCCTTCCGTATGACCGAACGCCCGCACGCCGTCATGACAGGAGCCGCAGTAGAGACCATTGCGATTTTCGGCCTCGGTAATCTCCGTTTTGTTGGTGGCAAAAGCAAAATCGAGCTCAAAATGACAGACGCGGCAGCTGAATCGGGCCCGATGACTCCAGTGGGGGAAGAGCACCGGCTTGACCTTGTTTTCCACCGAAATCCGGCTGATCAAAACATTGCCGTACTCGTGGGGCGCCGGCAGCGGGGGAAAATCCCAGTACTTACCCGCCGCCATTCCTGTTTCCGCCCACAGAAGCCCCAGAACGCACCACCCCAGTATCCCGAGCCATCGTAACCTTATCGTTCCCATACGCTATTTCATCCCTCAGGTCTGTGGCGCGGGCGGCCCGGCGGCCCGCCCGCATCGGATCAATGCACCGGCTGGGTATGGCAGCGCTGGCAGTCGATATTGGGGAAGGCCACCGTATCGTGGCAGACTCCGCAGTATTTGCCGTTGAAGATGTCCTGCATACTGTAGGTCTGGGTGCTCTTCTTGACGGGGAATATCTCGGGATGACAGAGTTCGCAGCCGTTCCACACCACGTGCTTCTGGTGAGACAGGATGATATTGGGCATATTCGGCTCCGTGGGGGTCAGATCGAATTTATCCGGCTCTTTGATCTTGGCCCGGGAGATGGAGACCCCCTCTAGGTAGTCCTTGACCGTGACCAGCCCCTCGTCTTCGGCCTTGAGCCAGTCGATGCCATTGCCGAACCGCTCTTTGGGCATCTTTTTGCGAAAATCGTAGAAGTTGTTCTTGAACAGCACGTTCTTGCCGTAGGAATGGCAGCGATCACAGTTTTTTTCCGCCTTGGCAACGGAAAAAGCTTCCTGACCATTGTGACAGGCACCGCAGTAGAGACCGTTGATATTGTCCGTTTCAGTCATCTGTGTCCCTTCGGCGGTCATGGCGAAGCCAATATCCACATGACAGAGACGGCAGGTGTACCTGGCCCGATGCACCCAGTGGGGAAAAACGACGGGCGCGATGTTCTTCTGTTCGGAGTAGTTGTTCATAACGACAGAGCCGTATTCATGCAGCTTGGGGCGTTTCTGCTTCATGCCAAAGGTTTCCGCCCCCGCCGCCCCGGCCAGCACCACGAGCAACAGCCACACCATTAATCCGACAATCCTCTTGTTCATTCATTGGCCTCCTGCGATAATCACATCTGTTGAAAAGACAACGAAAGCCCTTATCGGGCTTTCATTACAATTCTTAAATATTACCATTTTTTTTATTTATGTCAGGGGCGGCTGAAAAATAGCGGACCCAACCCCTGACAGAAACCTCTTTTATTGCCACACACGGAGATAAGGAATATCCATGACCAACCGACCCACCACGATTTCTCTCAAGGATTACACCCCCCCGGCCTTTCTGGTCGATAACACCGACCTGCATTTCGAGCTGGCCGAATCACAGACTCTGGTCACCGCGACCCTGCGTCTACGCCGCAACCCGGCCAGTGTCGACCCCGCCGCCCCGCTGGTCCTGCACGGCCGGGAACTGAAACTGCGGGAAATCAGCCTGGACGGGCAGCCCATGCCGTCGACCGCCTATGCCCTCGACACGGAAACGCTGACCCTGGCCGAGGTGCCCGACGCCTTCACCCTGCGCACTGTCACCGAAATCAACCCGCAGGCGAACACCTCGCTGGAAGGACTCTATCTGTCCAGCGGCAACTTCTGCACCCAGTGCGAGGCCCAGGGCTTTCGCAAGATCACCTACTATCCCGACCGTCCCGACGTCATGGCGCCTTTCACCGTCACCCTCGTCGCCGACCGCGTCAAATACCCGGTGCTGCTGTCCAATGGCAATCTACTGGAGAAAGGTGAGCTGGTTGACGGCCGCCACTTCGCCCGCTGGCAGGATCCCTACAAGAAGCCGTCCTACCTTTTTGCTCTGGTCGCCGGCCAGCTGGTCAAAATCGAGGACCGCTTCACGACCCGCTCCGGCCGTGTGGTCACCCTGCAGATCTTCGTGGAGCCGCGCAACGCCGACAAGTGCGAACACGCCATGCGTTCTCTGCAGAAAGCCATGGCCTGGGACGAGGCGGCCTTCGGACTGGAATACGATCTGGACATCTACATGATCGTGGCGGTGGACGACTTCAATATGGGCGCCATGGAGAACAAGGGGCTCAACGTCTTCAACTCCAAGTACGTGCTGGCCCGACCCGATACCGCCACCGATGCCGACTATCAGGGTATCGAGGGGGTCATCGGCCACGAATACTTCCACAACTGGACCGGCAACCGCATCACCTGCCGCGACTGGTTTCAGCTCAGCCTCAAGGAAGGGCTTACCGTCTTTCGCGACCAGGAGTTCTCCGCCGACATGACCTCGCGACCCGTCAAGCGCATTGAGGAGGTGCGCCTGCTGCGCCAGGCCCAGTTTCCTGAGGACGCCGGTCCCATGGCCCACCCTGTACGGCCCGAATCCTATGTGGAGATCAACAATTTCTACACGGCCACGGTCTATAACAAAGGCGCCGAGGTCATCCGCATGATCCAGACCCTGCTTGGCCGTGAAGGCTTCCGCCAGGGGATGGACCTCTACATCGCCCGTCACGATGGTCAGGCCGTGACGACCGAGGATTTTCTGGCGGCCATGGCCGACGCCAACGGCGCCGACCTCGACCAGTTCCGCTACTGGTACAGCCAGGCCGGTACCCCGGAGATCCAGGTCACGACGGCGTTCGACCCGGCCGGCGGCGTCTACACCCTGCACTGCCGCCAGTCCTGTCCACCGACGCCGGGGCAGGAGAGCAAGCGGCCCTTTCATATCCCCCTGGCCCTGGGTCTGCTCGACCGCCAGGGCAACGATCTCCCCCTGCAGCTCGAAGGGGAGGCAGCCCCCCACGAAGCCGGCACCCGGGTACTCAGCCTGCGGCAGGAAGAGGAGAGCTTCCGCTTTGTCGGGCTCACGGAAGAGCCCGTCCCCTCGCTGCTACGGGACTTTTCGGCGCCGGTCAAACTGCAGATCGACCTGGCCGACGCCGACCTCGCCTTTCTCATGGCCCGGGATGCGGACCCCTTCAACCGCTGGGAAGCCGGTCAGCAGCTGGCCACGCGGGTGCTGCTTGACCTGGTCGAGGATCTCCGCCAGGGACGCACGTCGGAAGAAGCCAGCGTTTTCAGCGAAGCCTTCGGCCTCACCCTGCAGGATCGCGAGGCCGATCCTGCCCTGCTTGCCCTTGCCCTGACCTTGCCGAGTGAAACCTACCTGGCCGAACAGATGACCGTGGTCGATCCGGCGGCTATCCATACCGCCCGTCAGACCCTGCGCCAAAGCCTGGCCAGGCGTTGGCAGGCAGAACTGCGCCACACCTATGAACACCTGGATGAAACCGGGCCTTACAGCATCGAGCCCGCGGCGGTGGGGCGACGCAGCCTCAAAAACGTCTGCCTCGCCTATCTCATGGCCCTGGAGGAGGATGCGGCGGTCCAGCTGTGCTTGCGGCAGTTCGGGCAGGGGGACAACATGACCGACGTCATTGCCGCCCTCGGCGCCCTGTCTCACAGCCGCCGTCCCGAACGGCAGGCGGCGCTGGCCGCCTTCTACACCAAGTGGAGCCAGGATCCCCTCGTCGTCGACAAATGGCTGAGCCTGCAGGCCACCGCCGACCACCCCGACACCCTGGAGCAGGTGCGCACGCTCATGGCCCATCCCGCTTTCAGCCTGCGCAACCCGAACAAGGTGCGCTCCCTCATCGGCGCTTTCTGTCACGGCAACCCGGCCGCTTTCCACCGGGAAGACGGCAGCGGCTACCGCTTTGCCGCCGAGCAGGTACTGGCTCTGGATCCTCTCAATCCCCAGGTCGCCGCCCGGCTGGCCGCCGCCCTTATCCGCTGGCGAAAGTTTGACGACGGCCGCCAGCAGCAGATGAAAGAACAGCTGCAGCGCCTGCTCGATGCCCCCAGGCTCTCCCGCGACGTCTATGAAATCGTCAGCAAGAGCCTGTCGTAAGACAGCGTTTAAAAACGCTTTTAAAAAAGGATGGTCTCCATGGATAGAATCGTCATTATCGGTTGCGGCGATATCGGTCGCCGCGTCGCCCGCCGGGCCTTGGCTCAGGGGCAACAGGTACACGGCCTGGTGCGGGAAGAGGAAAAAGGCCAGGCCCTGGCCGCAGCAGGGATTGCCCCCCTCGTCGGCCACCTCGACGACCCCGAATCGCTCACCGGGCTGCCGCTGGCCGGCGCCGGCCTCTTTTACTTTGCGCCGCCGCCGGGGGGCGGCTTCAGCGATCCGCGGGTACGGAACTTTCTGGCCGCCATCGCGCCGGGGCAGGGACCAGCCAAAATCGTCTACATCAGCACCAGCGGCGTCTACGGCGACTGCGGCGACAAACTGGTGACGGAAGAGACGCCGCCCAACCCGCAGACCTCGCGGGCCAGGCGCCGCCTCGACGCTGAAAACGCCTTCCTCGCCTGGGGAAAAGAGCATCGGGTTCCTGTGGTCATCCTGCGTGTCACCGGCATCTACGGCCCGGGGCGTCTCCCTGTCGCCCGCCTGACGGAGGGGCACCCCCTGCTGCGGGAAGAGGAGTGCAAACCGACCAACCGTATCCACGCTGAAGATCTGGCCCGCGTCTGTCTGGCCGCCATGGACAAGGGCGAGGCTGGCGACATCTTCAACGTCTGCGACGGCCAGGGCGGTACCATGACCCAATACTTTCTGGCCGTGGCCGATCTTCTCAGCCTGCCTCAGCCGAAGCAGATCCCCATGGCGGAAGCCCGTCAGGTCATG
The sequence above is a segment of the Desulfuromonas sp. KJ2020 genome. Coding sequences within it:
- a CDS encoding HD domain-containing phosphohydrolase, translating into MKKLVVSLFFRSIGAKLALFVLLLIAVITAASAFLVTDILDRFLVAEMVKRGQSIALSATTPAGFSILSGDRLALDNLAAKIKESQQDILYLAIVDTEGKILAHNDLSKAGQTYAPVSGTLLEQSPIGTVRRVVRDEVAGYEFSSGVHFAGRHVGQVFLGIDAANLEASRGSARRQIAWVSVAALLGGVVGAILLSRLVTGPIQRLATGVNRIKQGDYRVTLVPRSRDELGELTRRFNEMAGVIQGQKERLQKYAENLESSYSDTVRILAAAIDARDQYTYGHSSRVAGLSLLLGEKMGLSSEELKELEMACFLHDVGKIRIPDEVLNKQGALDEQEAKLIRCHPSYGAEILGLADSLHRYIPAVLQHHEFYDGSGYPAGLKGSQIHLHAQIVALADSFDAMISSRPYRSGRSRDAAVREILKCRGTQFSPELTDLFIKILPEFDAGRRPSFMGDGL
- a CDS encoding EAL domain-containing protein, translating into MIIKTLRLIFLVGLSLLFFGLCQAEARVVRTGIYSIPPLIVLSDQKSPDSVQGIFPELLQHVARQEGWQLEFVRGTWAECLSRLEKGEIDLLPAIAITRERTKRLAFSREAVVSDWGQVFVSSSTSSIQSIIDLDGKTVAVMKDSVFYVGDNGLRQLAEAFKLQIDYLELNGPDQVLAAVTRGEADAGLVNRIYALPYEYSLPIRKTSILVSPFEILFATRLGADAQLLGKIDTHLARLKQNPTSLYYRSLENWLGQHSERHLPTWLPKAMILIALLVVLLLASSLWGRFQVKRKTAELKDSNRELRMEVAERKQVEALLREQAQLLEQVREAVFTTDSDNLVTSWNRGAQELFGYSPDEILGNPVFQLFPEPLGEDIPATVDRLLQGESEAVLEIRLLRRSGVVFFGQISLSPLRDDGGIVQGVVFSVRDITESKEAEQALKSQFDQVTAIFDALDAVVYVADLETYDLLYINQSGESLWGQNWPGRKCYQVLQKDMAGPCAFCTNDQLVVNGEIQPPVKWEFQNTVTQRWYQCIDRAITWPDGRLVRLEIAIDVTEQRQAKDAVAAERAFLQAVVDGVVDPIMVIAPDYRIVMMNQAARQHLRSDLQQMASLCCHQVSHGSDVPCQGSDHPCPLEQVKQTGQPVTVIHQHVSGPGERRIYELEASPMWDANGTLTGIIEVSRDITDRLQIEARLNENEQRLHHLAHHDPLTDLPNRLLFQDRLQHAMSKARRQNLMVGLLFIDLDRFKVINDTLGHEMGDRVLTEVAKRIRYWVRASDTVARLGGDEFVIILEDIQDSTYVGAVAQKILGVLTQPVHLDEQELFVTASIGVSLFPIDTESPEELMKFADVAMYRAKDKGRNTCQFFTPDMNARAHELLALEGSLRKALDNDQLVLHYQPQIDLNSGELVGMEALLRWQHPQRGLVSPGEFIPLAEETGIILPIGEWVLKTACLQNRAWQEQGFPPVRMSVNISARQFRQADLVDMIDRVLEETGLDPQWLELEITESIIMEDFGEVIMTLTDLKVRGVHLAIDDFGTGYSSLAYLKLFPISKLKIDQGFVRDITNDANDASIAASIVALARSMNLEVIAEGIETREQLEFLLDYGCHQGQGFLFGRPLPQEQCLPFLATSLASGSDKSLIPS
- a CDS encoding low specificity L-threonine aldolase, with product MCEILNQFASDNYAGICPEAWEAMAAVNQGFANAYGNDPWTEKACNLLREFFETDCEVFFVFNGTAANSLSLASLCQSYHSIICQELAHIETDECGAIEFFSNGTKVLLVAGQNGKVDLGEVERTVTRRADIHYPKPRVLSLTQATEVGTVYSAAEMVAAGETARRLNLHLQVDGARFANALAFLQVPAKELTWKAGVDVLTFGGTKNGMAMGEAVIFFNRDLAREFDYRCKQAGQLASKMRFLAAPWIGMLKDGALLRHANHANRCARSLAARLREIPGVDIMHPVQANAVFVQMPESLIEALHHKGWIFYTFIGSGHARFMCSWKTTEQDIDRLVADIHRLAQSG
- a CDS encoding c(7)-type cytochrome triheme domain-containing protein, with product MAAGKYWDFPPLPAPHEYGNVLISRISVENKVKPVLFPHWSHRARFSCRVCHFELDFAFATNKTEITEAENRNGLYCGSCHDGVRAFGHTEGNCERCHSGYGSTDAEKFEAFRRPLPSAPFGNKIHWGYALEDGLIRPAYSLFHADEKPMDFDRELELQAEWTYVPPAYFPHAKHTPWLDCANCHPDIFNVKKKTTQHFSMEYILEGKFCGVCHLRVAFPLDDCKGCHPRISR
- a CDS encoding c(7)-type cytochrome triheme domain-containing protein, whose amino-acid sequence is MNKRIVGLMVWLLLVVLAGAAGAETFGMKQKRPKLHEYGSVVMNNYSEQKNIAPVVFPHWVHRARYTCRLCHVDIGFAMTAEGTQMTETDNINGLYCGACHNGQEAFSVAKAEKNCDRCHSYGKNVLFKNNFYDFRKKMPKERFGNGIDWLKAEDEGLVTVKDYLEGVSISRAKIKEPDKFDLTPTEPNMPNIILSHQKHVVWNGCELCHPEIFPVKKSTQTYSMQDIFNGKYCGVCHDTVAFPNIDCQRCHTQPVH
- the pepN gene encoding aminopeptidase N, whose translation is MTNRPTTISLKDYTPPAFLVDNTDLHFELAESQTLVTATLRLRRNPASVDPAAPLVLHGRELKLREISLDGQPMPSTAYALDTETLTLAEVPDAFTLRTVTEINPQANTSLEGLYLSSGNFCTQCEAQGFRKITYYPDRPDVMAPFTVTLVADRVKYPVLLSNGNLLEKGELVDGRHFARWQDPYKKPSYLFALVAGQLVKIEDRFTTRSGRVVTLQIFVEPRNADKCEHAMRSLQKAMAWDEAAFGLEYDLDIYMIVAVDDFNMGAMENKGLNVFNSKYVLARPDTATDADYQGIEGVIGHEYFHNWTGNRITCRDWFQLSLKEGLTVFRDQEFSADMTSRPVKRIEEVRLLRQAQFPEDAGPMAHPVRPESYVEINNFYTATVYNKGAEVIRMIQTLLGREGFRQGMDLYIARHDGQAVTTEDFLAAMADANGADLDQFRYWYSQAGTPEIQVTTAFDPAGGVYTLHCRQSCPPTPGQESKRPFHIPLALGLLDRQGNDLPLQLEGEAAPHEAGTRVLSLRQEEESFRFVGLTEEPVPSLLRDFSAPVKLQIDLADADLAFLMARDADPFNRWEAGQQLATRVLLDLVEDLRQGRTSEEASVFSEAFGLTLQDREADPALLALALTLPSETYLAEQMTVVDPAAIHTARQTLRQSLARRWQAELRHTYEHLDETGPYSIEPAAVGRRSLKNVCLAYLMALEEDAAVQLCLRQFGQGDNMTDVIAALGALSHSRRPERQAALAAFYTKWSQDPLVVDKWLSLQATADHPDTLEQVRTLMAHPAFSLRNPNKVRSLIGAFCHGNPAAFHREDGSGYRFAAEQVLALDPLNPQVAARLAAALIRWRKFDDGRQQQMKEQLQRLLDAPRLSRDVYEIVSKSLS